A stretch of the Paramormyrops kingsleyae isolate MSU_618 chromosome 16, PKINGS_0.4, whole genome shotgun sequence genome encodes the following:
- the LOC111852703 gene encoding interferon-induced GTP-binding protein Mx3-like isoform X2 translates to MEPAKLEESGSLSSALSDDLEPGELEETAASPKSCGVTNILNEQYEQKVRPCIDLIDSLRSLGVEQDLALPAIAVIGDQSSGKSSVLEALSGVALPRGSGIVTRCPLELKMKKIKAEDKWYGKIKYGLEEKEIEDPSEVELFIRKAQDQIAGVGVGISQELISLEISSPDVPDLTLIDLPGIARVAVKGQPDDIGEQIKNLIKKFITKQETINLVVVPCNVDIATTEALKMAQEVDPHGERTLGILTKPDLVDKGTEETVVQIILNEVIHLAKGYMIVKCRGQKDIIDNVSLTEALDKEKAFFEGHSHFDILYKEGYASIPHLAEKLTLELVQHIEKSLPQLDDQIEIKIAEIQTELEKYGKGPPRDAAERKVFLIDKLTEFTRDIINLSTGEDLKNGKKFKLLSTLRAEFEKWKKHLDKSGVKFNIRIEAEMKEYETMYRGRELPGFVNYKTFEMLMKEQISQLEEPAVKKLKEISDIVRKAFVEVSQQNFTGYPNLLKIAKTKIEAIKQSKAGTTESMVRTQFKMEMIVYTQDSTYGHSLQEEKGEEEKENARRGINPVHRQNTETTLHEMVRHLKSYYRIASQRLADQIPLVIRYQILQEAALQLQREMIQLLQEKDNEDHLLKEEYDIGTKRNNLVSRLNRLMQAQSRVLSF, encoded by the exons ATGGAACCTGCAAAACTTGAAG AATCCGGGTCACTCAGTTCTGCTTTGTCAGATGACCTGGAGCCGGGCGAACTTGAAG AAACAGCAGCATCTCCTAAGTCATGTGGCGTGACTAACATCCTAAATGAGCAGTATGAGCAGAAAGTGCGTCCCTGTATCGACCTGATCGACTCCCTGCGCTCACTGGGCGTGGAGCAGGATTTGGCTCTGCCAGCTATTGCTGTTATTGGGGACCAGAGCTCAGGGAAGAGCTCTGTGCTGGAGGCTCTGTCTGGAGTGGCACTGCCAAGGGGGAGCG GAATTGTCACACGATGTCCTCTGGAACTGAAGATGAAGAAAATAAAGGCAGAGGATAAATGGTATGGTAAAATAAAGTATGGATTAGAGGAAAAGGAAATTGAAGATCCCTCTGAAGTGGAGTTGTTCATTCGAAAAG CCCAAGATCAGATTGCAGGTGTTGGTGTGGGTATCTCTCAAGAACTAATAAGTCTGGAGATCTCTTCCCCTGATGTTCCTGATCTCACGCTCATCGATTTGCCAGGAATTGCCAGAGTTGCTGTGAAGGGTCAACCTGATGACATTGGGGAACAA ATCAAGAACCTGATAAAGAAGTTCATCACAAAGCAGGAGACAATTAATCTGGTTGTAGTGCCATGCAATGTTGACATAGCAACAACCGAAGCCTTAAAAATGGCGCAAGAAGTGGACCCTCATGGTGAACGGACTCTAG GTATCCTGACAAAGCCAGATCTGGTGGACAAGGGCACAGAGGAGACAGTTGTGCAAATCATCCTCAATGAGGTCATTCACCTTGCAAAGGGCTACATGATTGTCAAGTGCAGGGGACAGAAGGATATTATAGACAACGTGTCACTTACTGAAGCCCTTGACaaagaaaaagctttttttgaAGGACACAGCCACTTCGA CATCCTCTATAAGGAAGGCTATGCCAGCATTCCACATCTGGCTGAAAAGCTGACTCTAGAGCTTGTGCAGCACATTGAG AAATCCCTGCCCCAACTTGATGACCAGATTGAGATAAAAATAGCTGAAATTCAGACAGAGCTTGAGAAGTATGGAAAAGGACCTCCGAGAGATGCTGCAGAAAGGAAGGTCTTTTTGATTGAT aaattgACTGAATTCACACGAGACATTATCAACCTGAGCACCGGAGAAGATCTGAAGAATGGAAAGAAGTTTAAGCTGCTATCTACACTGAGAGCAGAGTTTGAAAAGTGGAAGAAACACCTTGACAAATCTGGGGTAAAAT TCAATATCAGGATTGAAGCAGAAATGAAAGAGTATGAAACTATGTATCGGGGCAGAGAACTTCCTGGCTTTGTCAACTACAAAACATTTGAGATGCTCATGAAGGAGCAGATCAGTCAGCTGGAGGAACCTGCTGTAAAGAAGCTCAAAGAAATTTCAG ATATAGTGAGGAAAGCATTTGTAGAAGTTTCTCAACAGAACTTCACTGGATACCCGAACCTCCTCAAAATTGCCAAG ACTAAAATTGAAGCCATAAAGCAGAGCAAAGCCGGCACAACAGAGTCCATGGTGAGGACTCAGTTCAAAATGGAGATGATAGTGTACACCCAGGACAGCACATATGGTCACAGCTTACAGGAGGAGAagggggaggaggagaaggagaatGCTCGTAGGGGTATAAACCCCGTTCACAGGCAAAATACTGAGACCACACTACATGAGATGGTGAGGCATCTCAAATCATACTATCGT ATCGCCAGCCAGCGCCTGGCTGACCAGATCCCGCTAGTCATACGCTACCAGATCCTGCAGGAGGCAGCCTTGCAGCTACAGCGGGAGATGATACAGCTTCTGCAGGAGAAGGACAACGAGGATCACCTGCTGAAGGAGGAGTATGACATCGGCACCAAGAGGAATAACTTGGTCTCCAGGCTGAATCGCCTGATGCAGGCACAGAGCCGTGTGCTGTCATTTTAG
- the LOC111852703 gene encoding interferon-induced GTP-binding protein Mx3-like isoform X1 produces MEKRNLPDSMQLVSVSFNLRPLYLSSTHPGSLSPSLSHDMEPAKLEESGSLSSALSDDLEPGELEETAASPKSCGVTNILNEQYEQKVRPCIDLIDSLRSLGVEQDLALPAIAVIGDQSSGKSSVLEALSGVALPRGSGIVTRCPLELKMKKIKAEDKWYGKIKYGLEEKEIEDPSEVELFIRKAQDQIAGVGVGISQELISLEISSPDVPDLTLIDLPGIARVAVKGQPDDIGEQIKNLIKKFITKQETINLVVVPCNVDIATTEALKMAQEVDPHGERTLGILTKPDLVDKGTEETVVQIILNEVIHLAKGYMIVKCRGQKDIIDNVSLTEALDKEKAFFEGHSHFDILYKEGYASIPHLAEKLTLELVQHIEKSLPQLDDQIEIKIAEIQTELEKYGKGPPRDAAERKVFLIDKLTEFTRDIINLSTGEDLKNGKKFKLLSTLRAEFEKWKKHLDKSGVKFNIRIEAEMKEYETMYRGRELPGFVNYKTFEMLMKEQISQLEEPAVKKLKEISDIVRKAFVEVSQQNFTGYPNLLKIAKTKIEAIKQSKAGTTESMVRTQFKMEMIVYTQDSTYGHSLQEEKGEEEKENARRGINPVHRQNTETTLHEMVRHLKSYYRIASQRLADQIPLVIRYQILQEAALQLQREMIQLLQEKDNEDHLLKEEYDIGTKRNNLVSRLNRLMQAQSRVLSF; encoded by the exons ATGGAGAAACGAAACCTGCCTGATTCCATGcagttagtttctgtttccttcaaTCTGAGACCTCTATATCTTTCCAGCACACATCCTGGTTCCCTCAGTCCTTCTTTGTCACACGACATGGAACCTGCAAAACTTGAAG AATCCGGGTCACTCAGTTCTGCTTTGTCAGATGACCTGGAGCCGGGCGAACTTGAAG AAACAGCAGCATCTCCTAAGTCATGTGGCGTGACTAACATCCTAAATGAGCAGTATGAGCAGAAAGTGCGTCCCTGTATCGACCTGATCGACTCCCTGCGCTCACTGGGCGTGGAGCAGGATTTGGCTCTGCCAGCTATTGCTGTTATTGGGGACCAGAGCTCAGGGAAGAGCTCTGTGCTGGAGGCTCTGTCTGGAGTGGCACTGCCAAGGGGGAGCG GAATTGTCACACGATGTCCTCTGGAACTGAAGATGAAGAAAATAAAGGCAGAGGATAAATGGTATGGTAAAATAAAGTATGGATTAGAGGAAAAGGAAATTGAAGATCCCTCTGAAGTGGAGTTGTTCATTCGAAAAG CCCAAGATCAGATTGCAGGTGTTGGTGTGGGTATCTCTCAAGAACTAATAAGTCTGGAGATCTCTTCCCCTGATGTTCCTGATCTCACGCTCATCGATTTGCCAGGAATTGCCAGAGTTGCTGTGAAGGGTCAACCTGATGACATTGGGGAACAA ATCAAGAACCTGATAAAGAAGTTCATCACAAAGCAGGAGACAATTAATCTGGTTGTAGTGCCATGCAATGTTGACATAGCAACAACCGAAGCCTTAAAAATGGCGCAAGAAGTGGACCCTCATGGTGAACGGACTCTAG GTATCCTGACAAAGCCAGATCTGGTGGACAAGGGCACAGAGGAGACAGTTGTGCAAATCATCCTCAATGAGGTCATTCACCTTGCAAAGGGCTACATGATTGTCAAGTGCAGGGGACAGAAGGATATTATAGACAACGTGTCACTTACTGAAGCCCTTGACaaagaaaaagctttttttgaAGGACACAGCCACTTCGA CATCCTCTATAAGGAAGGCTATGCCAGCATTCCACATCTGGCTGAAAAGCTGACTCTAGAGCTTGTGCAGCACATTGAG AAATCCCTGCCCCAACTTGATGACCAGATTGAGATAAAAATAGCTGAAATTCAGACAGAGCTTGAGAAGTATGGAAAAGGACCTCCGAGAGATGCTGCAGAAAGGAAGGTCTTTTTGATTGAT aaattgACTGAATTCACACGAGACATTATCAACCTGAGCACCGGAGAAGATCTGAAGAATGGAAAGAAGTTTAAGCTGCTATCTACACTGAGAGCAGAGTTTGAAAAGTGGAAGAAACACCTTGACAAATCTGGGGTAAAAT TCAATATCAGGATTGAAGCAGAAATGAAAGAGTATGAAACTATGTATCGGGGCAGAGAACTTCCTGGCTTTGTCAACTACAAAACATTTGAGATGCTCATGAAGGAGCAGATCAGTCAGCTGGAGGAACCTGCTGTAAAGAAGCTCAAAGAAATTTCAG ATATAGTGAGGAAAGCATTTGTAGAAGTTTCTCAACAGAACTTCACTGGATACCCGAACCTCCTCAAAATTGCCAAG ACTAAAATTGAAGCCATAAAGCAGAGCAAAGCCGGCACAACAGAGTCCATGGTGAGGACTCAGTTCAAAATGGAGATGATAGTGTACACCCAGGACAGCACATATGGTCACAGCTTACAGGAGGAGAagggggaggaggagaaggagaatGCTCGTAGGGGTATAAACCCCGTTCACAGGCAAAATACTGAGACCACACTACATGAGATGGTGAGGCATCTCAAATCATACTATCGT ATCGCCAGCCAGCGCCTGGCTGACCAGATCCCGCTAGTCATACGCTACCAGATCCTGCAGGAGGCAGCCTTGCAGCTACAGCGGGAGATGATACAGCTTCTGCAGGAGAAGGACAACGAGGATCACCTGCTGAAGGAGGAGTATGACATCGGCACCAAGAGGAATAACTTGGTCTCCAGGCTGAATCGCCTGATGCAGGCACAGAGCCGTGTGCTGTCATTTTAG
- the LOC111852704 gene encoding sterile alpha motif domain-containing protein 3-like has translation MEHFTVRFIINEQNIRKISLDKKPDTLEELKIILRDKFNLEHGFNLMYEDPEFNNALCNLDDIADLPARRATLKLISLLPVASSTPSSTPSLSDDTEILSSPAPTRREKWPEFFDIPNFSADVEYRLRQANLAFRRDKIHTNITRDMKHKILEKLAEQMYKFDAYPDEERIHSVALALISKYPCLTEPGSPNGCSGWKHSLKFKMGNYRTKMRRAGCVDVCINGGKQRVPGIPSKCFRRPKRFEVNYLPGLPDGQNENSLEAERKVLVEEMRKKNRSATAIASKMEQTFPLRRREIVETAPPVQTVMERWPALFTEKQVYAEFNRIATTHLRSDFFDALDRYTPRLITVFKSKRGNVGQTLTELLKKINDGKPDVTAMRSLVLKGLPVLLGDEPDDFYKTCFDSENEEAFTQMSVGVLTSIREDTPQCSPNQLHFDAASTAIVIEGRIVMRDLLNLPQALCLLFGLLYSLHLEYPKSMKNTFSFIQKVMLGLGENKLSPKLQTLKNLLLWPPDLQM, from the exons aTGGAACACTTTACAGTGAGATTCATAATAAATGAACAGAATATACGAAAAATATCACTGGATAAAAAACCAGACACACTTGAGGAACTGAAGATAATACTCAGAGATAAATTCAATTTGGAACATGGTTTCAATTTAATGTATGAAGATCCAGAGTTCAATAATGCGCTCTGCAACCTGGATGACATAGCAGATTTACCAGCAAGAAGAGCTACATTGAAACTCATTTCATTATTACCCGTGGCATCTAGCACTCCTTCCTCCACTCCTAGCTTGTCTGATGATACAGAGATTCTGTCTTCACCCGCTCCAACCAGAAGAGAGAAATGGCCAGAGTTTTTCGACATCCCAAACTTTTCTGCGGATGTGGAATACAGATTGAGACAAGCAAACCTTGCCTTCAGAAGAGACAAGATACACACCAATATAACAAGGGACATGAAGCACAAAATATTGGAAAAGCTAGCTGAACAGATGTACAAATTTGATGCCTACCCAGATGAGGAGCGGATCCATTCTGTGGCATTAGCACTTATAAGCAAGTACCCCTGCCTCACAGAGCCAGGCTCACCAAATGGATGCTCTGGTTGGAAAcacagtttaaaatttaaaatgggGAACTACCGCACTAAAATGAGAAGAGCAGGGTGTGTAGATGTTTGTATAAATGGCGGCAAACAACGTGTTCCAGGAATACCATCAAAATGCTTCAGAAGGCCAAAGAGGTTTGAGGTGAATTATTTACCAGGTCTCCCAGATGGGCAGAATGAAAATAGCCTCGAGGCTGAGAGGAAGGTCCTGGTTGAAGAAATGAGAAAAAAGAACCGTAGCGCAACTGCCATTGCATCAAAGATGGAGCAGACCTTCCCACTGCGTAGACGGGAGATTGTGGAGACGGcacccccagtgcagacagTGATGGAGCGGTGGCCAGCTCTTTTTACAGAAAAACAA GTATATGCAGAGTTTAACAGGATAGCCACCACACACCTGCGAAGTGACTTTTTTGATGCCTTGGACCGATATACACCACGCCTGATCACAGTCTTCAAGTCTAAGAGAGGAAATGTTGGCCAGACATTGACTGAGTTACTGAAGAAAATTAATGATGGA AAGCCAGATGTGACAGCAATGAGGTCCCTTGTTCTGAAAGGCCTCCCTGTTCTACTTGGTGATGAACCTGATGACTTTTACAAGACCTGCTTT GATTCTGAGAATGAAGAGGCCTTCACACAGATGTCTGTCGGGGTGCTGACTTCAATCAGAGAAGATACGCCTCAGTGCTCTCCTAATCAGCTCCACTTTGATGCAGCCTCGACTGCAATCGTCATTGAGGGAAGGATTGTAATGCGTGATCTCCTCAACCTTCCACAAGCACTTTGTCTCCTGTTTGGGTTGTTGTATTCCTTGCACTTAGAGTATCCTAAGTCCATGAAAAATACTTTCAGCTTCATTCAGAAGGTAATGCTTGGCTTGGGAGAGAACAAGCTTTCACCGAAACTGCAAACACTAAAAAATCTCTTGTTATGGCCACCTGATTTACAAATGTAA
- the LOC111852707 gene encoding interferon-induced GTP-binding protein Mx3-like, which yields MELALLEESGSLSSALSDDLEPGELEETAASPKPCGVTNILNEHYEEKVRPCIDLIDSLRSLGVEQDLALPAIAVIGDQSSGKSSVLEALSGVALPRGSGIVTRCPLELKMKKIKAEDNWYGKIKYKSEEKEIKDPSEVERFIRKAQDEIAGVGVGISQELISLEISSPDVPDLTLIDLPGIARVAVKGQPENIGEQIKCLIKKFIAKQETINLVVVPCNVDIATTEALKMAQEVDPHGERTLGILTKPDLVDKGTEETIVQIILNEVIHLAKGYMVVKCRGQKDITDRVSLTEALDKEKFFFEGHSHFGVLYKEGYASIPHLAEKLTLELVQHIEKSLPRLEDQIQRKIADLEKELERYGRGSPTDAADRRMFLIDKVTEFTQATLNLATGEELKHGNKASLLSVLRVQFEKWKKVLDESGLKFNQKIESESSEYEKKYRGRELPGFVNYKTFEMIMKEQISQLEEPAVKKLKEISDIVRRAFIQLSQESLIGYPNLQKTAKTKIEVIKQSKDTAAESILRTQFKMEMVVYTQDSTYGHSLKKMKGEDGVGFGFKSQTFSERTTLQEMAMHIKSYYQVASQRLADQIPLVVRYEILQEAARQLQREMIELLQNKDNVDDLLKEDYDIGTKRKNLIFRLSRLKEAQRHLLFFSL from the exons ATGGAACTGGCATTACTTGAAG AATCCGGGTCACTTAGTTCTGCTTTGTCAGATGACCTGGAGCCGGGCGAACTTGAAG AAACAGCAGCATCTCCTAAGCCATGTGGCGTGACTAACATCCTAAACGAGCACTATGAGGAGAAAGTGCGTCCCTGTATCGACCTGATCGACTCCCTGCGCTCACTGGGCGTGGAGCAGGATTTGGCTCTGCCAGCTATTGCTGTTATTGGGGACCAGAGCTCAGGGAAGAGCTCTGTGCTGGAGGCTCTGTCTGGAGTGGCACTGCCAAGGGGGAGCG GAATTGTGACACGATGTCCTCTGGAACTGAAGAtgaagaaaataaaagcagaggATAATTGGTatggtaaaataaaatacaaatcagAGGAAAAGGAAATTAAGGATCCCTCTGAAGTAGAGAGGTTTATTCGAAAAG CCCAAGATGAGATTGCGGGTGTTGGTGTGGGTATCTCTCAAGAACTTATAAGTCTGGAGATCTCTTCCCCTGATGTTCCTGACCTCACGCTCATCGACTTGCCAGGAATTGCCAGAGTTGCTGTGAAGGGTCAACCTGAGAACATTGGGGAACAA ATCAAGTGCCTGATAAAGAAGTTCATCGCGAAGCAGGAGACAATAAATCTGGTTGTGGTGCCATGCAATGTTGACATAGCAACAACCGAAGCCTTAAAGATGGCGCAAGAAGTGGACCCTCATGGTGAACGGACTCTAG GTATCCTGACAAAGCCAGATCTGGTGGACAAGGGCACAGAGGAGACAATTGTGCAAATCATCCTCAATGAGGTCATTCACCTTGCAAAGGGCTACATGGTTGTCAAGTGCAGGGGACAGAAGGATATTACAGACAGGGTGTCACTTACTGAAGCTCTTGACAAAGAAAAATTCTTTTTTGAAGGACACAGCCACTTCGG CGTCCTCTATAAGGAAGGCTATGCCAGCATTCCACATCTGGCTGAGAAGCTGACTCTGGAGCTTGTGCAACACATTGAG AAATCCCTGCCCCGACTGGAGGACCAAATCCAGAGAAAAATAGCTGACCTAGAAAAAGAGCTAGAAAGGTATGGAAGAGGATCCCCCACAGATGCAGCAGACAGGAGGATGTTTTTGATTGAT aaagtgACCGAATTCACACAAGCCACTTTGAACCTGGCCACAGGTGAAGAGCTGAAGCATGGAAATAAGGCTAGTCTCCTATCTGTACTGAGAGTTCAGTTTGAGAAGTGGAAAAAAGTCCTCGATGAATCTGGGTTAAAAT TCAACCAGAAGATTGAGAGTGAATCATCTGAGTATGAAAAGAAGTATAGGGGCAGAGAACTTCCTGGCTTTGTCAACTACAAGACATTTGAGATGATAATGAAAGAGCAGATCAGCCAGCTGGAGGAGCCTGCTGTAAAGAAGCTCAAAGAAATTTCAG ATATAGTGAGGAGAGCATTTATACAACTTTCACAAGAGAGCTTGATTGGATACCCAAACCTCCAGAAAACCGCCAAG ACTAAAATTGAAGTCATAAAGCAGAGCAAAGACACTGCTGCAGAGTCTATATTGAGGACTCAGTTCAAAATGGAGATGGTAGTGTACACCCAGGACAGCACTTATGGTCACAGCCTGAAGAAAATGAAGGGGGAGGATGGGGTGGGTTTTGGGTTTAAAAGCCAGACTTTTAGCGAACGTACTACATTACAGGAGATGGCCATGCACATCAAGTCATACTATCAG GTTGCCAGCCAACGCCTGGCTGACCAGATCCCACTAGTTGTACGCTATGAGATTCTGCAGGAGGCAGCTAGGCAGCTGCAGCGGGAGATGATTGAGCTGCTGCAAAACAAGGACAATGTGGATGACCTCCTGAAGGAGGACTACGACATTGGCACCAAGAGGAAGAACCTGATCTTCAGGCTCAGCCGCCTGAAGGAAGCACAGCGCCATCTGCTGTTCTTTAGTCTGTAG
- the hpxa gene encoding hemopexin, which translates to MKLLFGSLCVFLALAMSLDDHHADKLDRCDGIEFDAITVDEKGIPYFFKGDHLWKGFYAHAELSNATFHELDDQHHLGHVDAAFRMHNPDRHKHHDHSDEHGDQYHDHVLFFMDDKVFIYDDHNLEKGFPKEIRGVFPGIPSHLDAAVECPKDECETDSVLFFKGDKVYHFEIEKKEAHEEDWAHLPNCTSAFRWLGHYYCFHGHEFTKFNPVTGKVTGNYPKDARDFFMKCPKFAKDSDHTEREKCSRVHLDDITSDDAGNIYAFRGHYYLHRAPDNKTWKAHPINDTWKEIHSDVDTVFSYNNNLYMIKGNQVYVYSTGEKQSLLDGYPKPVSEELGIKGHVDVAFVCNNAHVLYVIQGDKMHEVDLQSHPREKGTEYKLPFQHIDAGTCGSDGVKIMEGSYFYQYESPRLMATSRILPVKHTISVELFGCDH; encoded by the exons ATGAAGCTGCTCTTCGGGTCCCTGTGCGTGTTCCTGGCCCTGGCCATGAGCCTCG ATGACCACCATGCGGACAAACTTGACCGCTGTGATGGGATCGAATTTGATGCCATTACTGTCGATGAAAAAGGCATCCCCTACTTCTTTAAAG GCGACCACCTGTGGAAGGGTTTTTATGCACATGCCGAGCTTTCCAACGCTACCTTTCATGAGCTAGACGACCAGCACCACTTGGGACACGTGGATGCTGCATTCAGAATGCACAATCCAGACCGACATAAGCACCATGACCACAGTGATGAGCACGGAGACCAATACCACGACCACGTCCTCTTCTTTATG GATGACAAGGTCTTCATTTACGACGACCACAACCTGGAGAAGGGCTTTCCAAAGGAAATCCGGGGGGTGTTTCCGGGAATCCCCAGCCATCTGGATGCTGCTGTGGAATGCCCCAAGGACGAGTGTGAAACCGACTCTGTACTCTTCTTTAAAG GGGACAAGGTCTACCACTTCGAGATAGAGAAGAAGGAAGCACACGAGGAGGACTGGGCTCATCTTCCCAACTGCACATCAGCTTTCCGTTGGCTGGGTCACTACTACTGTTTCCATGGACATGAGTTCACCAAGTTCAACCCAGTCACCGGAAAAGTCACTGGAAATTATCCGAAGGATGCGCGAGACTTCTTCATGAAGTGTCCCAAGTTCG CCAAGGACAGTGACCACACGGAGAGAGAGAAATGTAGCCGTGTGCACCTGGATGACATCACATCTGATGACGCAGGCAACATCTATGCTTTCAGAG GTCATTACTATCTTCACCGTGCTCCTGACAACAAGACCTGGAAAGCTCACCCCATTAATGACACCTGGAAAGAGATACACAGTGATGTGGATACAGTATTTTCCTACAATAACAATCTTTACATGATCAAG GGCAATCAGGTCTATGTTTATAGTACGGGAGAGAAGCAATCACTACTGGATGGCTACCCAAAGCCTGTGAGTGAGGAGCTTGGAATTAAAGGCCACGTGGATGTCGCCTTCGTTTGCAACAATGCACACGTTTTATACGTCATTCAAG GAGACAAGATGCATGAGGTGGACCTACAGAGCCACCCTCGGGAGAAAGGCACGGAGTATAAACTGCCTTTCCAGCATATTGATGCAGGAACATGCGGTTCAGATGGAGTGAAGATCATGGAGGGCTCTTACTTCTACCAGTATGAGAGCCCCAGACTCATGGCCACCAGTAGGATACTCCCTGTGAAACACACAATCTCTGTTGAACTATTTGGTTGTGATCATTAG